TAGAAGAGTTTTTCCACAGAACAAGAGAAGATTATGGGGTTGAATATACACGCGGCAGACCAGCTAGAATCATTGAAGACAAGGAAACGAAGAATCTCATTGTACGAGCTGAAGAAACACTCCTCAACAAAATCACAGAAAGAATGTATGACCTCGTCGTACTTTCCGTTTCGTTGGTTCCATCTGAAGGCACCCAGGAGCTTGCATCAATGCTCCGATTGAGAACGAGCCCGGATGGATTCATACAAGAAGCACACACAAGAATGAAACCCGTCGAGACATCGATGGAAGGCATTTTTGTCTGCGGTTGCGCACAGGGGCCGAAAGACGTTCCAGAGTCCCTGGCTCAGGCGAGGGCAGCGGCACTTGAAGTGGCTGTACTTCTCTCAAAAAAAGTCGCAAAAGCGGAATCGCTAAACGCATTCATAGAAACAGAAAAATGCATCGGATGCGGCCTCTGCATCGATATATGCCCTTATGGCGCTCCAACTCCTGTTATGACAGAAAGCGGAATGAAAATGAAGATAACAGAAGCCCTGTGCAAAGGATGCGGAACATGCGTCGTCTCGTGTCCTGCCAAGGCGATCCATGCGCGGCAATTCACCGATGACCAGATCTTCAGCGAAATAAAAGCGGCATTGGAGGCGGAGTGATATGGATATGGGTCATGCAAAAAAAGAATTCATTATCAGTGAGAAAGAAAGACTGCTGGAGGAGGTACCAATTGTTGACGAAGAATGCGACCGCGACTTCATTAAAGCCATCATCGAAATGGGCGGGGGCGATGTCCAGGTCTGCCTTCAGTGTGGAAACTGCACGGGCGTCTGTCCCGTTTCGTTGAAGACAGAAAATAAGATCAGAAATATTATCAAAATGTGCCAAATGGGATTGAAAGAAAAAGTTTTGTCAACTCCCTGGGTTTGCGCGACATGCCATCGCTGTTATGAACACTGCCCAGCGGGCATGAATCCAGCGGAGTTGATTGTTGCCCTAAGGCATATAGTTGTCAGAGAGCTCGGCCCACCGCCATTCGTTGTCTCGATATCAAATAATGTGGCAAATCTTGGGCAGGCGATCGAGATTTCAGATAAGATCCTGGATCTGAGGAAAAAGATTGGATTGAACGAGAAGCCATTTGACGAACGATACCGATCCAAGGCGATCATGGACATCAGAACAATCATGAGAGCAACTGGTTACGACAAACTCATTGGCATCGATCTGGGTGATTGATACGAAGGACGCAAGGACAGCTGCTAAATACGGGTTGTTCTACGGATGCATCATACCGAACAGGTATCCTGGTATTGAGCGATCGATCAAAGTCATCCTCGAAAAGCTCGGATGTAACCAACTTTTCAGCGATATCCCGCAGGCGACGTGTTGTCCCGTGCCGGGCATCTTCTACTCTTCTGACAAAGAGACATGGCTCGCCCTTGCAGCAAGAAATCTCTGCATCGCGCAGGATCGAAAACAAGAACTCGTCACTTTCTGCAACGGCTGTTTTTCATCGTTTTTAATGGCCACCGAGCAATTATCTGATCCGAAAAAACTCGGAATGGTCAACAGAATTCTCAAGAATGTATTCATGAAATACACAGGGATTCCGAGAGTAACACCCGAAGGCCGTAGGGTCCTGGAGCCAATAAAGGTTAGACATTTCGTTGATGTTCTTTATAGAGATATTGGACTGGAATCAATAAAATCGGCCGTCGTGAACCCCCTCAAAGGACTGAAGGTCGCTGTTCATTATGGATGCCATTACCTGCGTCCAACAGAGAGAGAATGTATCGAAGATCCGGTCAATCCAATTATGGTTGATGAGATCGTCGCGTCCCTAGGTGCAGAATCGATCAATTACGAAAACAAGCTTGATTGTTGTGGGGCGGGTGGCGGAGTTAGATCGTATGTTGTTGATCTAGCAGCTGCGATTTCAAGGGATAAATTGATGAATATCATCAATGCTGGAGCAGATCTTATCGTAACACCCTGTCCTTACTGCCTCCTGCAGCTTGATACGGTGCAGGAGCGACTTGAGTTGACGCGTATACCTGTTTTCCACATCACCGAACTCATCGCACTCGCTTTGGGAGCCGATCCACGACGTCTTGGTCTCGAAGCACATGTCGTTCCAGCAGATGAAATCATTTCAAAATATGGGGGGACAAAATGACGGAGCAATACGAGCCGCGTATCATCGCTTTCTGCTGTAACTGGTGTTCATACGCCGCCGCGGATCTCGCGGGCACATCGCGGCTGCAGTATCCGCCGAATATCAGAATCATCAAAGTCATGTGTACCGGGAGAATCGATCCGGTTTTCGTATTGCAAGCCTTCAAGCATGGCGCAGACGGAGTGCTTGTCGCTGGCTGCCACCCTAGAGGGTGTTTTTATGTGACTGGGAACGAAAAGGCCGCGTACAGAATGGAGTTCCTTCAGGATATCATGCCAATGATAGGACTTGAGCCGAAACGTCTGAGACTTGAATGGATCGCAGGATCCGAGCCAGACAAGTTTGCTAAGATTTGCAGGGAGATGGTTGAAGATTTGAGGAAACTCGGCCCAACACCGGTTAGGGGAGGGATTTTCTGATGCCAGAGGAATTGGTTGGAGCGGCACTTGTCATCGGTGGTGGCATAGGTGGAGTGCAGGCTGCACTCGATCTCGCTGATTCAGGATTTAAGGTCTACCTGGTGGATTCAAGCCCTAGCATCGGCGGAACAATGGCTCAGCTCGACAAGACTTTCCCGACGAATGATTGCTCGATGTGCATTATGGCGCCAAAACTTGTCTCAGCTGGTAGGCATCGCAATATCGAAATCATCAGCAATGCCGAAATCACAAAAGTCGAAGGCAGAGCAGGACAGTTCAAAGTGACCGTTACCAAACATTACCCATATATCAACCCTCAAAAATGCACTGGCTGTGGGATCTGCGCGGAACACTGCCCGATCGAAGGTCCAAATTGGTTCGATGAGAATCTAGCTCCCAGAAAAGCGATCTACGTCCCCTTCCCTCAGGCCGTTCCCCTTGTTTATACAATTGAAAAGGGCATGTGCATTGGGTGTGGCGAATGTCAAAAGGTCTGCAGCGCGCAGGCGATTGAATTCAAACCATACGACGAGGAATCGAGGGTGATCGAAGTTGGCGCGATCATCTTAAGCATGGGCTTCGACAAATTCAAGGCTTTCAAGAAAAGAGAATATGGTTACGGAATCTTTCCCAACGTAATCACGAATTCTGAATTCGAGCGTATGCTCAGCGCCTCTGGTCCAACTGGAGGCCATATCATCCGGCCGTCTGACGGCGATATACCAAAAAGAATCGCATTTATTCAATGCGTCGGGTCGCGTGATGCGCAGCTCGGTCACGGATATTGTTCGTCAATCTGTTGCATGGCAGCGCTGAAGGAGGCGATTATTGCACAGGAACATGAGCCAGATATCCAATGTCATATCTTCTTCATGGATGTCAGAGCCTTTGGCAAGGAATTCGAAGAGTACAGAATAAGGGCTGAAGAGGAATACGGCATCAAAATCTCGAGGAACACGCGAGTTGCTGGAATTGAAGAAGACCATGCTACTGGAAACCTTATTATCAGATACTATAGGGAAACTGAAAATCAACAAGATGAGCTTGTCGAGGAGACTTTCGATCTCATTGTTTTATCAGTTGGGATGGTACCATCCGATGATGCGCAACGTCTTTGCAAGAAACTCGGAGTGAAGCTTAACGAATTCGGTTATTGCTGGACTTCAGACTTTTCCCCGCTCGAGACAAACGTGCCTGGCATTTTTGTCTGCGGCACGTTCTCTTCACCAAAAGATATCCCTGACACGGTCGCACAGGGAAGTGGGGTCGCCGCAAAGGTCGGTTCACTATTAAGCGGTGCGCGAGGAACACTAGTCAGCGCGACCGAATTTCCAGAAGAAATCGACGTCGCCGGTCAGGAGCCAAGAATCGGTGTCTTCGTTTGCCACTGCGGTATCAACATCGGTGGCATCATTGATGTCCCCACTGTCACAGCATATGCAAAAACACTCCCCCACGTTGTTTATGCAGAAGATAATCTCTATACATGTTCATCAGACACACAGGAGCGAATCAAGGAAAAGATCAAAGAACATAGACTCAACCGCGTTGTCGTCGCCTCCTGCACACCGAGGACACATGAGCCTCTTTTCCGTAACACACTAAGAGAGGCGGGGCTTAATCCTTACCTCTTTGAAATGGCTAACATCCGAGATCAATGCTCATGGGTTCACATGAAGGAAAAGGAAAAAGCGACGCAAAAAGCGAAAGATCTGGTAAGAATGTCTGTCATGAGAGCTGCACTTCTGAATCCGCTTCCTACCCAAAAAGTTCCAGTCAAGAAAGCGGCGCTCGTGATCGGTGGCGGGCTTGCGGGAATGACCGCAGCTCTTGAGATCGCGGCGCAGGGTTTCCCGGTTCACATCGTGGAAAAGGAAAGGGAATTGGGAGGCAATCTCAGAAGGATCAATTATCTGATTACAGGTTCAGATCCAAAAAAGATATTAAACGAGATTGTCAGAAAAGTGAGCGAGAATCCTCTTATCAAAATTCATCTCGAGACGACAGTCGAAGATATTTCTGGGTATGTTGGCAATTTTACCACGACACTTTCCAGCGGCGAGAAGATTGAACATGGAGTCATTGTTGTTGCGACAGGCGGTGTCGAATACCGTCCGAAAGAATATCTCTATGGCGTATCGTCTCGTGTCGTGACGCAGACCGAGTTCGGCAAAATGCTCGCGGAGGACAAGATCGATGCAAAAACAGTAGCAATCATACAATGTGTTGGCTCAAGAAATCGTGAGTTTCCGAATTGCAGCAGAATCTGCTGCTTCACGTCAATCGCTAACGCAATTGAGCTCAAGCGACGGCATCCCGAGACGACCGTTTACATCCTCTACAAGGACATCCGAACTTATGGGTTCAACGAAGTCTACTACACAGAAGCTGCGCGCCTCGGCGTTGTATTCCTTCGATATGGAGAAGATAGCCCACCAGTTCTGAAGGAAACAGACGGGCAATTGGAACTAACTGTCAAGGATCAATTCCTGATGGAAGACTTTATTATCCATCCTGATCTCGTCGTGCTGAACGCCGCGGTGAGGCCAAACCCCGATAACGAACGTCTCGCCAAGATGCTCAAGGTGCCATTGACCAAGGATGGCTACTTCCTCGAGGCACATATGAAACTGCGACCGGTCGATTTCGCAACCGAAGGTGTTTTCCTCGCTGGCCTCGCTCACTGGCCTAAACTCATTGAGGAGAGTATCTCACAGGCGTGCGGCGCCGCTGCGAGAGCTGTTACAATTCTGTCGAAAGATGAACTTGAAGCTGAAGCGGTGGTCTCGTGTGTCGATGAGGCGAGATGCCGGGGATGCGGTCGATGCGAAGAGGTCTGTGAATTCTCAGCCGCTACAGTCAGGGAAGTTGCACCTGGTGTCTTGAAAGCGTATATCAACCCCGCACTCTGCAAAGGCTGTGGCGCATGCGCTGTTGCTTGCTGCACCGGCGCGATCACGACAAAGCATTTCACTGACGAGCAGATCCTGACAATGGTGGAAGCTGCGTTGAGGGAGGGGGTCGCATGAACAGTTTCGAACCGCAGATCATCGCATTCTGCTGCAACTGGTGTTCGTATGCGGGCGCAGATCTCGCCGGCGTCAGCCGTTATCAATATCCGACCAATGCAAGGATTATCAGGGTTATGTGTTCCGGAAGGGTAGAGCCGCAATTCATCCTTAGGGCGTTCGAACTCGGTGCAGACGGCGTTCTCGTCGCCGGTTGCCATATCGGGGATTGCCACTATATCTCTGGCAACGAAAAGTGCCAAGAAAAAGTCAAAATCACAAGCGAACTGTTGGAGCTTCTGGGAATCGACAGGAGAAGACTGAGGCTCGAATGGATTTCGGCTTCGGAAGGCGCGAAATTCGCTGAGACGATGCGCTCGTTTACTGAAGAGCTGAAACAACTCGGTCCGAGCCCCTTTAAAGAGGTGAAGTGATGGTCGGGCTGGATGAACTGATCGAGGAGACGGGAGCACACGATTGTGTTGAATGTGGCAAATGCACATCTGTTTGCCCAGTCGCTCGCATCAATCCGAAATTTGCACCGCGCCTGATTGTACTGAGAGTACTCGAAGGCGTTTCAGACAGCTTGAGCAAGGACAGAGACATCTGGTCATGCATCACGTGTGAAATGTGCAATGATATGTGTCCCTACGAAGTGAACTACTCAGGGTTCATTCTTGGACTGAGAACGAGAGCGATGAAAGCGGGAAACTTGCCCGATTGTTCTCAATCCGGTGCAGTGCACACCTATCAGCGCCTTATGGCGAGAGGGGGCAAACAGAACAGGCTGAAATGGGTCACCCCTGAGATGAAAATCAAAGAGAAGGGGGATGTTTTCTATTTCACGGGTTGCGCTGTTCATTTGGGAACACTCTTCTCCGACAAGGCAGGGGAGCTAAAGAATACGCCAGGCAACTATGTCAAGATACTCAATGCCGCCGGGATCGAACCAGTTGTCAGCAACGATGAGGTCTGCTGCGGGCATGACTTGCTCTGGGCTGGTGATGAAAATTCGATGCTGAAGCTGATGGATAAAAACGTCGAAGTGATTCGCAATTCTGGTGCTAAAACCGTCATTTTCTCATGTCCTGAGTGCTTAAGAACCTTCGAGATTGACTATCAGGACTTTCTTGGCGATTTTGATTTTGAACTCGTTCACATGTCGGAGTACCTGCTCGATCTCATCGACAACGGAAAATTGAATTTCGATTCCAAAGGAGGGAAAATTACCTACCACGACTCGTGCAGGTTAGGAAGACATCTCGGCATCTATGATCCGCCACGGGACCTCATCAATGCTTTAGGAATGGAGCTCATTGAGATGCAAAATAACAGAGAAAAAGCAGGTTGTTGCGGTGTTAATGCATTTACGAATTGCGGAGAAGTTTCGCAAAAACTGCAGTTGGATCGGCTTCTCGAGGCGGCAGCAACGGGGGCGGATGCGATGCTCACCTTCTGCCCCAAATGCGTAATCCATTTCAATTGCTTACTAAAAAGTCCGAAACTTCCGATTCCTCATGAAAACGTGAAAATACTCGTGAGGGAATTCGGGAATGTCCTCGCCGAGCAGCTGCAGAAAGGAGGTGACCGATGATGGCCGACAACATCCCGCTCGAATTACAGAATAGGTACTTGATGATTGAACTCTCGTGCGCCGAAAGAAAATGCAACCCTTGCACTTACCCTAATTGTCAGCGTTTTGTCCGTGAAAAAGGGAAAGGAAAGGTTATTTCAAGTCGAGTTTTTGAATCAGCGCCAGCGCCTGATCCAGACAAAATGAGGCAGAGATACATTCTTCTAGAACTCTCCTGCGCGGAACGCAAATGTCAACCCTGCACCTATCCGAACTGCCAGAGATTTGAAAGGGAAGTCGTCAAGAAAAAATCGTTTAAAATGAAGGTTGTCGAATTGTCAGGCGATAATGGACTGAAAGAGCTGATGGCCACTGGAAGAAGGGATCTGCAGACTCAAGCGCAAAGCGACGTCCCAGGCGGGGGGTAAGGGCAACATGATCATCGAGATGAGATTTGGAACGTCGCTCCAATTGTGGAGATATTCACTTTCGAATTTCGACTGTTTTGGAAAAGACCGTCGTAAAGGTCTTATTTCAAACTCGTCTGAGGGAATAAGAGAGAACGGAGGGAATTGAGTTGGAAAGAGCAGTATTGGTGATCGGTGGAGGTGTCGCCGGCATACAAGCGTCTCTGGATCTGGCTGACAAAGGTGTGATCGTACATCTTGTCGAGAAAGAGCCCAGCATAGGGGGGCGAATGGCTCAGCTCGACAAGACTTTCCCAACGAACGACTGTTCTATATGCATTCTTGCGCCGAAGATGGCTGACTGCTACGGGCATCCAAACATCAACGTTATGACTTATTCAGAAGTTATCGGTCTGGAAGGGAGCAAGGGCCATTTCAAGGTTAAAGTGCTGAAGAAAGCGCGTTATGTTGACGAGGAAAAATGCACAGGGTGCGGCGAATGTTTCCAGAAGTGCCCAACTAAAGACATTCCGAACGAATTCGAAATGGGACTTACCACACGAAGAGCAATTTACATGCCATTCTTGCAGGCAGTTCCAAGAGTTGCAACAATCGACAGAAATCACTGTAAATACCTGACTGAAGGAAAGTGCGGCGTGTGCAAGAAGGTTTGCAAGCGGGATGCAATCGATTACAACATGAAAGATCAAATTATTGAACTTGAGGTTGGCGCGATTATCGTCGCGACTGGTTTCGATGTCTGGGATCCGAAGATCGCATCCGAATACGGCTATGGGAGATTCCCCAACGTCTTCACTGCGATGGAATACGAAAGGATGATCAATGCCGCCGGTCCCACCGGCGGCCATATCAAAAGGCGGTCGGACGGGAAAGGGCCGAAGAAAATCGCATTCATCCAATGCGTTGGCTCCCGAAACGTGCAGCTGAATCATCCGTACTGCTGCGCCGTCTGCTGCATGCACTCGACGAAGGAAGCGATGCTGGCAAAGGAACATGATGAGGAGATCAAAGCAACGATCTTCTACAAAGACATGAGATCATGTGCAAAGGGCTTTTACGAGTACGTAGTGAGGGCGAAGACGGATTACGGTGTTGAGTACATCAATTCCGATGGCACGGTGCAGGAGGAAACGGAGAATCATGATCCCATTGTTTCTTATGATGTCGCGGGCCGACCTGAACGCAGGGCATTCGATATGGTTGTCTTGGCAACGACACTCGTTCCAAGGCCAGGGACTGTGGAACTCGCGAAAGTTCTTGGACTGGCCCTTGATGAATTCGGATTTATCAAATCGAAGGATCGAATACTGGCGCCTGTCGAGACGAATGTGCCAGGCATCTTTGTTGCTGGATACTGCGCTGGACCGGCCGATATTCCGGAATCGGTTGCGCAGGGATCGGCCGCGGCGGCAAAGGCCGCTGAAGTGCTTCTTGAGTCGAGGGTGTTCGCATGAATGAAGAACCTGTGAGAATCGGTGTGTTTATTTGCCACTGTGGAACGAACATCGGTGGCTTTGTGGATGTTCCCGCCGTCGTCGAATATGCGAAAACGCTTCCTGGTGTCGTTTTCGCGACAAACAATCTATATACTTGCGCGGAAGACGGTCTGGCATCGATCAGAGACGCGATCAAAGAACACAGACTCAACCGCGTTGTCGTCGCCTCCTGCACACCGAGGACACATGCACCTCTTTTCCAAGGTGTGTGTGAGGAGGCTGGTTTAAACAAATACCTCTTCACTTTCGTAAACCTCAGGGAGCACTGTTCTTGGGTTCATATGAAAGAAAAGGAGAAGGCAACACAAAAGGCGAAAGACCTGGTGAGAGCGGGGGTCGCAAGAGTCAGGCTTCTGCAACCTCAGGAA
This region of Methanomassiliicoccales archaeon genomic DNA includes:
- a CDS encoding hydrogenase iron-sulfur subunit, with amino-acid sequence MNSFEPQIIAFCCNWCSYAGADLAGVSRYQYPTNARIIRVMCSGRVEPQFILRAFELGADGVLVAGCHIGDCHYISGNEKCQEKVKITSELLELLGIDRRRLRLEWISASEGAKFAETMRSFTEELKQLGPSPFKEVK
- a CDS encoding 4Fe-4S dicluster domain-containing protein, which produces MGHAKKEFIISEKERLLEEVPIVDEECDRDFIKAIIEMGGGDVQVCLQCGNCTGVCPVSLKTENKIRNIIKMCQMGLKEKVLSTPWVCATCHRCYEHCPAGMNPAELIVALRHIVVRELGPPPFVVSISNNVANLGQAIEISDKILDLRKKIGLNEKPFDERYRSKAIMDIRTIMRATGYDKLIGIDLGD
- a CDS encoding CoB--CoM heterodisulfide reductase iron-sulfur subunit A family protein, with amino-acid sequence MERAVLVIGGGVAGIQASLDLADKGVIVHLVEKEPSIGGRMAQLDKTFPTNDCSICILAPKMADCYGHPNINVMTYSEVIGLEGSKGHFKVKVLKKARYVDEEKCTGCGECFQKCPTKDIPNEFEMGLTTRRAIYMPFLQAVPRVATIDRNHCKYLTEGKCGVCKKVCKRDAIDYNMKDQIIELEVGAIIVATGFDVWDPKIASEYGYGRFPNVFTAMEYERMINAAGPTGGHIKRRSDGKGPKKIAFIQCVGSRNVQLNHPYCCAVCCMHSTKEAMLAKEHDEEIKATIFYKDMRSCAKGFYEYVVRAKTDYGVEYINSDGTVQEETENHDPIVSYDVAGRPERRAFDMVVLATTLVPRPGTVELAKVLGLALDEFGFIKSKDRILAPVETNVPGIFVAGYCAGPADIPESVAQGSAAAAKAAEVLLESRVFA
- a CDS encoding CoB--CoM heterodisulfide reductase iron-sulfur subunit A family protein, yielding MPEELVGAALVIGGGIGGVQAALDLADSGFKVYLVDSSPSIGGTMAQLDKTFPTNDCSMCIMAPKLVSAGRHRNIEIISNAEITKVEGRAGQFKVTVTKHYPYINPQKCTGCGICAEHCPIEGPNWFDENLAPRKAIYVPFPQAVPLVYTIEKGMCIGCGECQKVCSAQAIEFKPYDEESRVIEVGAIILSMGFDKFKAFKKREYGYGIFPNVITNSEFERMLSASGPTGGHIIRPSDGDIPKRIAFIQCVGSRDAQLGHGYCSSICCMAALKEAIIAQEHEPDIQCHIFFMDVRAFGKEFEEYRIRAEEEYGIKISRNTRVAGIEEDHATGNLIIRYYRETENQQDELVEETFDLIVLSVGMVPSDDAQRLCKKLGVKLNEFGYCWTSDFSPLETNVPGIFVCGTFSSPKDIPDTVAQGSGVAAKVGSLLSGARGTLVSATEFPEEIDVAGQEPRIGVFVCHCGINIGGIIDVPTVTAYAKTLPHVVYAEDNLYTCSSDTQERIKEKIKEHRLNRVVVASCTPRTHEPLFRNTLREAGLNPYLFEMANIRDQCSWVHMKEKEKATQKAKDLVRMSVMRAALLNPLPTQKVPVKKAALVIGGGLAGMTAALEIAAQGFPVHIVEKERELGGNLRRINYLITGSDPKKILNEIVRKVSENPLIKIHLETTVEDISGYVGNFTTTLSSGEKIEHGVIVVATGGVEYRPKEYLYGVSSRVVTQTEFGKMLAEDKIDAKTVAIIQCVGSRNREFPNCSRICCFTSIANAIELKRRHPETTVYILYKDIRTYGFNEVYYTEAARLGVVFLRYGEDSPPVLKETDGQLELTVKDQFLMEDFIIHPDLVVLNAAVRPNPDNERLAKMLKVPLTKDGYFLEAHMKLRPVDFATEGVFLAGLAHWPKLIEESISQACGAAARAVTILSKDELEAEAVVSCVDEARCRGCGRCEEVCEFSAATVREVAPGVLKAYINPALCKGCGACAVACCTGAITTKHFTDEQILTMVEAALREGVA
- a CDS encoding CoB--CoM heterodisulfide reductase subunit B, translating into MASIWVIDTKDARTAAKYGLFYGCIIPNRYPGIERSIKVILEKLGCNQLFSDIPQATCCPVPGIFYSSDKETWLALAARNLCIAQDRKQELVTFCNGCFSSFLMATEQLSDPKKLGMVNRILKNVFMKYTGIPRVTPEGRRVLEPIKVRHFVDVLYRDIGLESIKSAVVNPLKGLKVAVHYGCHYLRPTERECIEDPVNPIMVDEIVASLGAESINYENKLDCCGAGGGVRSYVVDLAAAISRDKLMNIINAGADLIVTPCPYCLLQLDTVQERLELTRIPVFHITELIALALGADPRRLGLEAHVVPADEIISKYGGTK
- a CDS encoding (Fe-S)-binding protein codes for the protein MVGLDELIEETGAHDCVECGKCTSVCPVARINPKFAPRLIVLRVLEGVSDSLSKDRDIWSCITCEMCNDMCPYEVNYSGFILGLRTRAMKAGNLPDCSQSGAVHTYQRLMARGGKQNRLKWVTPEMKIKEKGDVFYFTGCAVHLGTLFSDKAGELKNTPGNYVKILNAAGIEPVVSNDEVCCGHDLLWAGDENSMLKLMDKNVEVIRNSGAKTVIFSCPECLRTFEIDYQDFLGDFDFELVHMSEYLLDLIDNGKLNFDSKGGKITYHDSCRLGRHLGIYDPPRDLINALGMELIEMQNNREKAGCCGVNAFTNCGEVSQKLQLDRLLEAAATGADAMLTFCPKCVIHFNCLLKSPKLPIPHENVKILVREFGNVLAEQLQKGGDR
- a CDS encoding hydrogenase iron-sulfur subunit, producing MTEQYEPRIIAFCCNWCSYAAADLAGTSRLQYPPNIRIIKVMCTGRIDPVFVLQAFKHGADGVLVAGCHPRGCFYVTGNEKAAYRMEFLQDIMPMIGLEPKRLRLEWIAGSEPDKFAKICREMVEDLRKLGPTPVRGGIF